The Pirellulaceae bacterium genome has a segment encoding these proteins:
- a CDS encoding arylsulfatase, giving the protein MAKPMIDTHKQRRPRPDGSSLRLYGLLLGFAFVPLAEPGAVRADMRPNIIVVLTDDQGYGDLGIHGNTKISTPNLDAFARESLEMTRFYVEPVCSPTRASLLTGRYHMRTGVLATSRGGARIFGDEETIAEILARSGYRTAIAGKWHLGDNAPSRPQDQGFQQVLVHRSGGIGQIPDDDATYFSPILWRNGRREIVEGYCTDLFFDAGIEFIKENRAQPFFLYLPTNVPHTPISVGKKYWKPFADSGVSEETAKLYGMMKNLDDNFGRLTKTLAETGLARNSIVIFMSDNGPTPGRFNAGLRGSKGRVYEGGIRVPFWVRWPKRITAGAHVDRIAAHIDLLPTLADTAGASPSEPERLDGVNLLKLWTGEIEPKAWPTRKIYIQTVKRILQNRYLNAAVITQRYKWVSHAGVGQVDDFDASKIELYDLIRDPGESQNVALRHRKVLSDLSLGYEAWFDEMKREREFAIGPIDLGSALENPSYLCRYQDGQNLSGHSQTDGWQVRVRRAGRYRLTIQWPDHDGGVLVVNWRGKYSRHPLAENERSAIVNLDAGKGLIDVGFETKAGRQIRQPWSDKTEQGDVWVERIDERERIWPAMKTPSIFLPEHNVRECSRELHILD; this is encoded by the coding sequence TTGGCCAAACCGATGATCGACACCCACAAACAGCGTCGTCCTCGACCCGATGGCTCTTCCTTACGTCTCTACGGGTTACTGCTGGGGTTCGCGTTCGTGCCGCTCGCAGAACCTGGCGCCGTCCGGGCTGATATGCGCCCCAATATCATTGTCGTTCTTACCGACGATCAGGGGTACGGCGATCTGGGAATCCACGGCAACACGAAGATTTCGACGCCGAATCTCGACGCCTTTGCACGCGAGTCTCTCGAGATGACTCGCTTTTACGTTGAACCGGTATGCTCGCCGACTCGAGCCAGCCTACTGACGGGACGTTATCATATGCGGACTGGCGTGCTTGCCACCTCGCGCGGTGGCGCTCGTATCTTTGGCGATGAAGAGACAATCGCAGAGATTCTCGCCAGGAGCGGATACCGCACGGCCATCGCGGGTAAGTGGCATCTTGGCGACAACGCGCCGTCTCGTCCGCAGGACCAAGGCTTTCAACAAGTTCTTGTGCATCGGTCTGGAGGGATCGGCCAAATACCCGATGATGATGCTACTTACTTCAGTCCCATTCTTTGGCGCAACGGCCGGCGTGAGATTGTTGAGGGCTATTGTACGGATCTCTTTTTCGATGCGGGTATCGAATTTATTAAGGAAAATCGCGCTCAGCCGTTCTTCCTCTACCTGCCCACAAACGTGCCACACACACCGATTTCAGTCGGGAAGAAGTATTGGAAACCGTTCGCCGATTCCGGCGTTTCCGAGGAGACTGCGAAGCTCTACGGCATGATGAAGAATCTCGATGATAATTTTGGACGCCTGACAAAAACTCTTGCGGAAACTGGGCTTGCGAGAAATAGCATCGTGATTTTTATGTCGGACAATGGACCGACCCCGGGTCGATTCAACGCTGGACTTCGCGGCTCGAAGGGCAGAGTTTACGAGGGCGGCATTCGCGTGCCTTTTTGGGTGCGCTGGCCGAAGCGAATCACTGCAGGGGCACACGTGGACCGCATTGCGGCGCACATCGATCTTCTTCCGACGCTTGCTGACACCGCGGGAGCGTCACCCTCTGAACCCGAGCGACTCGACGGCGTCAATCTGCTGAAACTATGGACCGGTGAGATCGAGCCAAAGGCTTGGCCAACACGAAAGATCTACATCCAGACGGTCAAACGCATTCTTCAAAATCGTTACCTCAACGCCGCCGTGATCACCCAACGCTACAAGTGGGTATCGCATGCGGGAGTCGGCCAGGTTGACGATTTTGATGCCTCGAAGATCGAGCTCTACGACCTTATCCGTGACCCCGGAGAGTCCCAAAACGTTGCCCTGCGTCATCGGAAAGTACTCAGTGATCTCTCATTGGGATACGAGGCATGGTTCGATGAGATGAAACGAGAACGCGAATTTGCAATAGGTCCGATCGATCTCGGGAGCGCGCTCGAAAATCCGTCTTATCTCTGCCGCTATCAGGACGGTCAGAATCTCTCAGGCCATTCGCAGACCGATGGTTGGCAAGTGCGCGTGCGGCGCGCCGGTCGCTATCGCTTGACGATCCAGTGGCCCGACCACGATGGCGGAGTGCTGGTCGTGAACTGGCGCGGGAAATATTCTCGCCACCCTCTCGCCGAGAATGAACGTAGCGCGATTGTCAATCTCGACGCGGGTAAAGGCTTGATCGACGTTGGTTTTGAGACAAAGGCGGGCCGGCAGATTCGACAGCCGTGGAGCGACAAGACAGAGCAGGGGGACGTCTGGGTTGAGCGAATCGACGAGCGTGAGCGAATCTGGCCTGCGATGAAGACTCCCTCTATTTTTTTGCCAGAACACAACGTTCGAGAATGTTCTCGTGAACTTCACATCTTGGACTGA
- a CDS encoding AMP-binding protein, with amino-acid sequence MPKLNDRKGAGMSEKDVVWRASAEVDARSNTRRFMSIHGIETYEELVRRSCTDPEWFWPEAISFLGIPFFQPYKTVRDLSEGKPFGKWFHDGRVNLSAMCVDRWAAETPGKIAIKTIREDGRRRELSYSELLDSVSRTAGWLESEGMRPGDTAACFLPLGVEAAIVLLAVARVGGLFVPIFSGFGAEAIASRLQDSKPNILFTADGFLRRGKMVPMKETVDAAIDLGCEISKVIVVPYTDRSDTPWCDGRDVPWSDVVGFHHFVPPRPIPCEEPVLLAYTSGTTGKPKGILLPHGGAAIKIIQEGAFQLDYQTTDVATWVTDMGWIMGPWLIIAGLGNGSTLALIDGAPDFPDPGTLWRRVDELGITALGVSPTLIRALQSHGDRFLENTSRSSLRIFGSTGEPWNPSPWWWLFEKVGRGQLPIINMSGGTEVGACFLAANVLQGMKPCSVGGPSLGMSIDVFDEAGASLQGGVGELVCTEHWPAATRGFWNERQQYLDTYWNRWPDVWVHGDWAMVDSDGFWFLHGRSDDTLNIAGKRIGPAEIENAAVSHPQVAMAAAIGVPDDLKGEVIVVYVVPGPGISSDADLLDEVEETIVDIVGKAFRPKYVFAVPDVPRTRSQKIMRRVIKALALGEKPGDLSSLENPDALSEIQLLS; translated from the coding sequence ATGCCAAAATTGAACGATAGGAAGGGGGCTGGAATGTCAGAAAAAGATGTGGTTTGGCGCGCGTCAGCCGAAGTGGATGCAAGATCCAACACCCGCCGCTTCATGTCAATTCATGGCATTGAAACGTATGAGGAACTTGTTCGACGATCTTGCACGGACCCAGAGTGGTTTTGGCCTGAAGCGATTTCTTTCCTGGGTATTCCTTTTTTTCAACCGTATAAAACGGTGCGAGATCTTTCGGAAGGAAAACCTTTCGGTAAATGGTTTCATGACGGACGAGTGAACTTGTCGGCAATGTGTGTTGATCGATGGGCTGCAGAAACCCCTGGGAAAATTGCAATCAAAACTATTCGAGAGGATGGTCGACGTCGTGAACTGAGCTATTCCGAGCTGCTGGATTCGGTTTCTCGGACTGCCGGTTGGTTAGAGTCCGAGGGCATGCGGCCCGGCGATACGGCCGCCTGCTTTCTTCCCCTGGGCGTTGAAGCAGCGATTGTGCTTCTTGCTGTGGCCAGGGTCGGCGGCCTTTTCGTACCAATCTTTTCTGGCTTTGGAGCCGAGGCGATTGCGAGTCGTTTGCAAGACTCGAAGCCAAACATTCTTTTCACTGCGGATGGTTTTTTGCGGCGTGGAAAGATGGTTCCAATGAAGGAGACCGTCGATGCGGCAATCGATTTAGGATGTGAGATTTCTAAAGTGATTGTCGTTCCTTACACCGATCGTTCAGATACCCCATGGTGCGATGGTCGGGACGTGCCATGGAGCGATGTTGTAGGCTTTCACCACTTCGTTCCCCCGCGACCCATTCCATGCGAAGAGCCCGTGCTTTTAGCTTACACATCTGGCACCACGGGGAAACCTAAGGGGATTCTTCTTCCTCATGGGGGGGCCGCGATTAAGATCATCCAGGAGGGAGCCTTTCAACTCGACTACCAGACGACCGATGTGGCTACCTGGGTCACCGATATGGGATGGATCATGGGACCTTGGCTTATCATCGCCGGTCTTGGAAACGGCTCAACTCTAGCACTGATTGACGGAGCACCGGATTTTCCAGATCCAGGAACCCTTTGGAGACGGGTTGATGAGCTCGGGATTACCGCGTTGGGAGTATCTCCTACACTTATTCGAGCGTTGCAGTCTCACGGTGATCGGTTTCTGGAAAATACGTCTCGCTCTTCACTTCGTATTTTTGGTTCGACGGGAGAGCCTTGGAATCCCTCTCCCTGGTGGTGGCTTTTTGAGAAGGTTGGACGGGGGCAACTCCCAATCATCAATATGTCGGGTGGCACCGAGGTGGGGGCCTGCTTTCTCGCCGCCAATGTTCTGCAAGGCATGAAGCCTTGTTCAGTCGGTGGGCCTAGTTTGGGGATGTCCATCGACGTTTTCGACGAAGCTGGTGCGTCACTCCAGGGCGGAGTCGGAGAACTCGTGTGTACCGAGCATTGGCCGGCGGCAACGCGAGGTTTTTGGAACGAGAGGCAACAATATTTAGATACCTATTGGAACCGTTGGCCTGATGTCTGGGTCCATGGTGATTGGGCTATGGTGGATTCCGACGGATTTTGGTTTTTACATGGTCGCTCGGACGATACCCTCAATATCGCCGGGAAACGTATAGGACCTGCCGAAATCGAAAATGCTGCAGTCTCCCATCCTCAGGTAGCAATGGCTGCCGCGATTGGAGTTCCTGATGATTTGAAAGGCGAGGTGATCGTCGTCTACGTTGTTCCAGGTCCTGGTATTTCATCGGACGCTGACTTGCTTGATGAAGTCGAGGAAACGATTGTGGATATTGTCGGGAAAGCTTTTCGCCCAAAATATGTTTTTGCCGTGCCTGATGTTCCTCGGACTCGGTCACAGAAAATCATGCGACGAGTGATAAAGGCCCTCGCACTCGGTGAAAAGCCTGGCGATTTGTCGAGCTTGGAAAATCCTGATGCGCTCTCGGAAATTCAGCTTTTAAGCTGA